One part of the Numenius arquata chromosome 24, bNumArq3.hap1.1, whole genome shotgun sequence genome encodes these proteins:
- the IGFN1 gene encoding immunoglobulin-like and fibronectin type III domain-containing protein 1, which translates to MTSHREVKSFKKSSVPGVLITQFVDSIPQGCSTPDFERKPVSLTLQEGKDAIFRAVVKGVPAPEVKWARAQGAMDDPAKYGIFFNNATNEFILQINKITVGDSDLYRCFAVNDYGEAYCSVGLRIIQVGFKRKAKYVPVHAADELKKKLQDSRRMLRKRAPAPKPKPLDKEAVWQLLLHADRRDYEKICMKYGIVDFRGMLRRLQELRKDTESEQGELINSVKNFEHIKVNKEGKATFSLEMVLKSSNSKVYLLKDGERLRYGTGDEYRKHCLRRIGKKYNFIINDVQPEDAGLYQVRVEDVPVFSTELEAEAIPVRFEKPLSDMRCPEEEDAVFECVLRTPCFDPVWLHKTHLLEESEKHQISITPDGLTHKLVIKNVVPSDNGMYTLDTGLCSSNAWLIVEYAKGKRRQDEGGEREKSEWRKETLPDIEVAKKLRRREYHGDEDHLMDTGMEDDGWYRNGQDGSQGHSTDADGGHRFLGKERLRKVDRNEKMGVGQSSGADLDGESVENAGSPFGFKGFGGKSGLRPVHGKDGMTGRADTGDELRGANEWHSGGGRHEGMLDADNIDMDDEEGVGSQHNKDGKLGDTSYRAGFGGVGRLGATDGSFVLDGLDPDSTGMGDVRSPYGKDGLSTEGDMNGASLNREGQRGTPYGNDGRPLRGSSRLGASGRSGLMYGPDGLPAGDGAISSEDGSSIGEMEALYGPGGWQVGGGFGGPGVAVGTLYGKEGGIGSPYGKDGLPAGAGAGAGGAGIAGAGGVGSPYGKDGVVGAGVAGAGGVGSPYGKDGLPAGAGIAGAGVAGAGGVGSPYGTDGLPSGGGSGGAGVVGFGGVGSPYGKDGLPAGGGFGDVGVAGAGGVGTLYGKDGLPAGGGFGGAGVAGAGGVGTLYGKDGLPAGGGFGGAGVAGAGGVGGPYGKDGLPAGGGFGGAGVAGAGGVGGPYGKDGLPADVGVGGAGVGGAGVAGAGGVGGPYGKDGLPAGGGFGGAGVAGFGGAGVAGAGGVGSPYGKDGLPAGAGIAGAGVAGAGGVGSPYGTDGLPSGGGFGGAGVVGFGGVGSPYGKDGLPAGAGGAGAGVAGAGGVGSPYGKDGLPAGAGFGGVGVAGAGGVGGPYGKDGLPAGAGVGGVGVAGAGGVGGPYGKDGLPAGAGVGGAGVAGAGGVGSPYGKDGLPAGAGFGGAGVAGAGGVGGPYGKDGLPAGAGVGGAGVAGAGGVGSPYGKDGLPAGAGGAGVAGAGGVGSPYGKDGLPAGVGVGGVGVAGVGGVGLPYGKDGLPAGVGVGGAGVGGAGVAGAGGIGAPYGKDGLPAGAGVGGAGVAGAGGVGSPYGKDGLPAGAGGAGVAGAGGVGAPYGKDGLPAGAGVGGAGIAGAGGVGSPYGKDGLPAGAGAGAGGAGVAGAGGVGSPYGKDGLPAGVGVGGAGVAGAGGVGSPYGKDGLPAGVDVGGAGVAGFGGVGSPYGKDGLPAGVGVGGAGVAGAGGVGSPYGKDGLPAGVGVGGAGVAGAGGVGSPYGKDGLPAGAGGAGVAGFGGVGSPYGKDGLPAGVGVGGAGVAGFGGVGSPYGKDGLPAGAGVAGFGGVGSPYGKDGLPADVGVGGAGVAGAGGIGSPYGKDGLPAGVGVGGAGVAGAGGVGSPYGKDGLPAGGAYGTAHFPFGGDDLMGSRHGRDAALSRVQGYIGGAGRDGFSSEGGGVGGSAIRGAGSPYGKDSGSDGARAVGGGVGRLGGDERELRSVHGKEGGRGGERGLDSHPGKYSMGSETGKGGDFRGSGHKGSSDDRDSLSGQGDARGKGRDLGQFGSPYGKNAAFGGAGSESRNRAVGGSSSGGFSQGSLDFGQMSDLYGGPPSINQRKEEPGLDIKANDFLTNTESIGKRRRYCLDDLKAPRCHLNKHLIDVRVQKGEPAELSCTVSKHDVIGTWFKDGLKLTSMDGVCFEKEGLVHKLIINKVEDIHAGKYRFEGGDTKTEASIFVEDPPQVDKVLLKNLSSVPTVAKAGEKVKIKIPFEGRLPVRATWLKDRMELMDDTRIRVDKTETFTMLSISSSNRKDCGDYKVRLKNDSGVLDISLKLVVIDKPQPPAGPMKIVESSASDITIQWNPPKDDGGKPVQSYIVERQQVGKSEWVTLGETPRSCTTFTTNKVEQDVSYYFRVRAVNAEGTSDALESEEVKAVSKASPGAPDPPEIVSASRDTITISWKTPRKTGSSRIVGYMVQKRKKGTTTWLPVNNVPIADKKLKMTNLKKGLQYEFRVAAVNAAGVGDASEPSQPVFARDSTKSPGRVQDLKVSSSNSTSVTLTWKRPDAKDGSHVKGYEVEIRSSTNLNWTKCNALPIEVTTYTVKGLHAKERYFLRVRALNDSGPGEAAELEAFVEAAAPVVPPRFLIDDTVKSFLVIKAGNAIRVNIPFEASPDPVVTWLKDGLPLTDRATIDTKDDTAQLLIGAAEFTDTGTYTIELQNGLGKRETFSFQVQVTDIPQSPGPIQLQENVPNTVTVTWAPSASEKWESNLYYTVLKRESQKGVWHVIGDLIYTNKFTFTKLIPGRNYYFRVVAKNNLGTSGPSETVQPWRIQKPKAECQVKPQKYKGVNQNQPPRFLVPLKPHVVTTGSECHMSCAVGGHPPPKVTWYKNNKDLSNDPSYFCTNDFGVCSLVILGVTKRDEGEYKVEATNELGHAFSKASLTIKGNNL; encoded by the exons ATGACAAGTCATCGGGAAG TAAAATCCTTCAAGAAATCCTCTGTCCCAGGAGTTCTTATCACCCAGTTTGTGGATAGTATTCCACAAGGATGCAGTACACCTGACTTTGAGCGGAAACCTGTTTCTCTGACATTGCAGGAAG GTAAAGATGCCATTTTCAGAGCTGTGGTCAAAGGTGTCCCAGCCCCTGAGGTGAAATGGGCACGTGCCCAAGGAGCAATGGATGATCCTGCCAAATATGGAATATTCTTCAATAACGCCACAAATGAATTCATTCTGCAG ATAAACAAGATCACTGTGGGTGACAGCGATTTGTATCGTTGCTTTGCTGTGAATGACTACGGGGAAGCTTACTGTTCTGTTGGGCTCAGGATCATACAAG TTGGCTTTAAGAGGAAGGCGAAATATGTTCCTGTTCATGCTGCTGATG AGTTAAAGAAGAAGCTTCAGGactccaggaggatgctgaggAAGCG GGCCccagcaccaaaaccaaaacctttgGACAAAGAAGCAGTCTGGCAACTGTTGCTGCATGCAGACAGGAGAGATTATGAGAAAATCTGTATGAAATATGGAATTGTTGACTTTCGTGGGATGCTGAGAAGGCTGCAGGAGTTGAGGAAGGACACAGAGAGTGAACAAGGAGAG TTAATAAACAGTGTCAAAAACTTTGAACACATCAAAGTcaacaaggagggaaaagctacGTTCTCTCTGGAGATGGTCCTGAAAAGCAGTAACAGCAAAGTTTATCTGCTTAAG GATGGTGAGAGGCTCAGATACGGAACGGGGGATGAGTACAGAAAGCACTGCCTGAGGCGAATTGGCAAAAAGTATAATTTCATTATCAACGATGTGCAGCCAGAAGACGCGGGCTTGTATCAGGTCAGGGTAGAGGACGTACCTGTTTTCTCAACTGAACTGGAAGCTGAAG CCATCCCTGTGAGATTTGAGAAGCCACTCAGTGACATGCGTTGTCCCGAGGAAGAAGATGCCGTCTTTGAGTGTGTCCTACGCACGCCCTGCTTTGACCCTGTGTGGCTGCACAAAACCCACCTCCTGGAGGAAAGTGAGAAGCACCAGATCTCCATCACGCCTGATGGCCTCACCCACAAGCTCGTCATCAAAAACGTTGTCCCCTCTGACAATGGCATGTACACACTCGACACTGGGCTCTGCTCCTCAAATGCCTGGCTTATCGTGGAGT ATGCcaaaggaaagaggagacagGATGAAGGAGGTGAAAGAGAGAAATCTGAGTGGCGGAAAGAAACATTGCCAGATATAGAAGTGGCTAAGAAACTTCGACGCAGAGAATATCATGGTGATGAAGATCATCTTATGGACACTGGCATGGAAGATGATGGCTGGTACAGAAATGGTCAAGATGGCAGTCAGGGCCACTCCACTGATGCTGATGGAGGCCATAGATTTTTGGGAAAAGAGAGGCTACGCAAAGtagacagaaatgaaaagatgGGGGTTGGGCAGTCTTCTGGAGCAGACCTAGATGGAGAGTCAGTGGAAAATGCTGGTAGTCCCTTTGGATTTAAGGGCTTTGGAGGCAAAAGTGGATTAAGGCCCGTCCATGGCAAGGATGGTATGACAGGCAGAGCAGATACTGGTGATGAATTGAGAGGAGCAAATGAGTGGCACTCTGGGGGTGGCAGACATGAGGGTATGCTGGATGCCGATAACATTGACATGGATGATGAAGAAGGTGTGGGCTCCCAGCATAACAAGGATGGGAAATTAGGTGATACTAGTTACAGAGCTGGCTTTGGGGGTGTTGGAAGATTAGGTGCTACTGATGGAAGTTTTGTGTTAGATGGCCTTGATCCAGATTCAACTGGAATGGGAGATG TGAGGTCCCCCTATGGCAAGGATGGTTTGTCCACTGAAGGTGATATGAATGGAGCAAGTTTAAACAGAGAGGGACAAAGAGGGACACCCTATGGTAACGATGGCCGGCCGCTTCGTGGTAGCAGTCGTTTAGGTGCGTCAGGAAGGTCTGGCTTGATGTATGGCCCAGATGGTCTTCCAGCTGGAGATGGGGCTATATCTAGTGAAGATGGCAGTTCTATAGGGGAGATGGAGGCTTTATATGGTCCAGGTGGTTGGCAAGTTGGAGGAGGCTTTGGTGGTCCTGGTGTAGCCG ttgggACTCTATATGGAAAGGAGG gaggaaTTGGATCTCCAtatggaaaggatggtctcccagctggtgctggtg ctggtgctggtggtgctggtatagctggtgcaggaggagttgggtctccctatggaaaggatg GCGTCGTtggtgctggtgtagctggtgcaggaggagttgggtctccctatggaaaggatggtctccCAGCTGGGGCAGGCATTGCTGGCgctggtgtagctggtgcaggaggagttgggtCTCCCTATGGAACGGATGGTCTTCCATCTGGAGGAGGCtctggtggtgctggtgtagtTGGTTTTGGTGGAGTTGGGTCTCcctatggaaaggatggtctTCCAGCTGGAGGAGGCTTTGGTGATGTTGGTGttgctggtgcaggaggagttgggACTCTGTATGGAAAAGATGGTCTTCCAGCTGGAGGAGGCTTTGGTGGTGCTGGTGttgctggtgcaggaggagttgggACTCTGTATGGAAAAGATGGTCTTCCAGCTGGAGGAGGctttggtggtgctggtgtagctggtgcaggaggagttgggggtccctatggaaaggatggtctcccagctggaggaggctttggtggtgctggtgtagctggtgcaggaggagttgggggtccctatggaaaggatggtctcccagctgatgttggtgttggtggtgctggtgttggtggtgctggtgtagctggtgcaggaggagttgggggtccctatggaaaggatggtctcccagctggaggaggctttggtggtgctggtgtagctg gctttggtggtgctggtgtagctggtgcaggaggagttgggtctccctatggaaaggatggtctccCAGCTGGGGCAGGCATCGCTGGCgctggtgtagctggtgcaggaggagttgggtCTCCCTATGGAACGGATGGTCTTCCATCTGGAGGAGGctttggtggtgctggtgtagtTGGTTTTGGTGGAGTTGGGTCTCcctatggaaaggatggtcttccagctggtgctggtggtgccggtgctggtgtagctggtgcaggaggagttgggtctccctatggaaaggatggtcttccagctggtgctg GCTTTGGTGGTGTTGGTGTAGCTGGTGCAGGGGGAGTTGGGGGTCcctatggaaaggatggtctcccagctggtgctggtgttGGTGGTGTTGGTGTAGCTGGTGCAGGGGGAGTTGGGGGTCcctatggaaaggatggtctcccagctggtgctggtgttggtggtgctggtgtagctggtgcaggaggagttgggtctccctatggaaaggatggtcttccagctggtgctg gctttggtggtgctggtgtagctggtgcaggGGGAGTTGGGGGTCcctatggaaaggatggtctcccagctggtgctggtgttggtggtgctggtgtagctggtgcaggaggagttgggtctccgtatggaaaggatggtctcccagctggtgctggtggtgctggtgtagctggtgcaggaggagttgggtCTCCTTATGGAAAAGATGGTCTTCCAGCTGGTGTTGGTGTTGGTGGTGTTGGTGTAGCTGGTGTAGGGGGAGTTGGGCTTCcctatggaaaggatggtctcccagctggtgttggtgttggtggtgctggtgttggtggtgctggtgtagctggtgcaggGGGAATTGGGGCTCCTtatggaaaggatggtctcccagctggtgctggtgttggtggtgctggtgtagctggtgcaggaggagttgggtctccctatggaaaggatggtctcccagctggtgctggtggtgctggtgtagctggtgcaggaggagttgggGCTCCTtatggaaaggatggtctcccagctggtgctggtgttggtggtgctggtatagctggtgcaggaggagttgggtctccatatggaaaggatggtctcccagctggtgctggtg ctggtgctggtggtgctggtgtagctggtgcaggaggagttgggtCTCCTTATGGAAAAGATGGTCTTCCAGCTGGTGTTggtgttggtggtgctggtgtagctggtgcaggaggagttgggtCTCCATATGGAAAAGATGGTCTTCCAGCTGGTGTTGatgttggtggtgctggtgtagctggtTTTGGTGGAGTTGGGTCTCCATATGGAAAAGATGGTCTTCCAGCTGGTGTTggtgttggtggtgctggtgtagctggtgcaggaggagttgggtCTCCATATGGAAAAGATGGTCTTCCAGCTGGTGTTggtgttggtggtgctggtgtagctggtgcaggaggagttgggtctccctatggaaaggatggtctcccagctggtgctggtggtgctggtgtagctggtTTTGGTGGAGTTGGGTCTCCCTATGGAAAGGACGGTCTTCCAGCTGGTGTTggtgttggtggtgctggtgtagctggtTTTGGTGGAGTTGGGTCTCCCTATGGAAAGGACGGTctcccagctggtgctggtgtagctggtTTTGGTGGAGTTGGGTCTCCCTATGGAAAGGACGGTCTCCCAGCTGATGTTggtgttggtggtgctggtgtagctggtgcaggaggaaTTGGGTCTCCCTATGGAAAGGACGGTCTCCCAGCTGGTGTTggtgttggtggtgctggtgtagctggtgcaggGGGAGTTGGGTCTCcctatggaaaggatggtctccCAGCTGGAGGAGCCTATGGCA ctgctcatTTTCCTTTTGGAGGTGATGACCTTATGGGATCTCGCCATGGCAGGGATGCTGCACTGAGCAGAGTTCAAGGGTATATAGGTGGAGCAGGAAGAGATGGCTTTTCCTCAGAAGGTGGTGGTGTTGGTGGCTCTGCAATACGGGGTGCTGGGTCTCCCTATGGCAAGGACAGTGGGTCAGATGGAGCCAGGGCTGTCGGGGGAGGTGTTGGCAGGTTGGGAGGTGACGAAAGGGAGTTACGTTCAGTCCATGGTAAAGAAGGTGGACGAGGTGGTGAACGTGGGCTGGATTCCCATCCTGGCAAATATTCTATGGGAAGTGAAACTGGAAAGGGTGGTGATTTCAGAGGATCGGGGCACAAAGGTTCATCGGACGACAGAGATTCACTTTCAGGTCAAGGAGATGCCAGAGGGAAGGGCAGAGATTTAGGACAGTTTGGCTCCCCTTATGGCAAAAATGCTGCCTTTGGAGGGGCAGGGAGTGAGTCCCGTAACAGAGCTGTTGGTGGGAGCAGTTCAGGTGGATTTAGTCAAGGTTCATTGGATTTTGGTCAGATGTCAGATCTTTATGGTGGACCTCCTTCAATAAACCAGAGGAAAGAGGAACCTGGCCTTGATATTAAAGCAAATGATTTCTTGACAAATACGGAAAGTATTGGAAAAAGAAGACGTTATTgcctagatgatctgaaag CACCACGCTGTCATCTCAACAAACACTTAATCGACGTCAGAGTCCAGAAAGGCGAACCAGCTGAGCTGTCTTGCACTGTCAGTAAACATGATGTGATAGGAACCTGGTTTAAAGATGGATTGAAG TTAACAAGCATGGATGGAGTCTGTTTTGAAAAGGAAGGTCTAGTCCACAAACTAATTATTAACAAAGTGGAAGATATTCATGCTGGGAAATACAGGTTTGAAGGCGGAGATACAAAAACGGAAGCTTCAATTTTTGTTGAAG ATCCTCCACAGGTTGACAAAGTTCTCCTCAAAAACCTATCGAGTGTTCCTACTGTGGCCAAGGCAGGGGAGAAAGTGAAGATCAAAATCCCTTTTGAGGGCCGCCTGCCGGTCAGAGCAACGTGGCTGAAGGACAGGATGGAGCTCATGGACGACACGAGGATTCGTGTTGACAAAACAGAGACCTTTACCATGCTGTCCATCTCCAGCAGTAACAGAAAGGACTGTGGGGATTACAAAGTCAGGCTGAAGAATGACAGTGGAGTCCTGGATATCAGCTTAAAGCTTGTGGTGATAG ACAAGCCACAGCCACCTGCAGGACCCATGAAAATTGTAGAAAGCTCCGCAAGCGACATCACCATTCAGTGGAATCCTCCAAAGGATGATGGGGGCAAACCAGTGCAAAGCTACATTGTCGAGAGACAGCAGGTGGGGAAGAGCGAGTGGGTGACTCTGGGAGAAACCCCCAGGAGCTGCACTACCTTCACCACCAACAAAGTGGAACAAGACGTGAGCTACTACTTCAGGGTGAGAGCTGTGAACGCCGAGGGCACCAGTGACGCGCTGGAATCAGAGGAAGTGAAGGCTGTCAGTAAAG CTTCACCTGGTGCCCCAGATCCCCCTGAGATTGTCAGTGCCAGCAGAGACACCATCACAATATCCTGGAAAACACCTCGTAAAACCGGCAGTTCCCGAATTGTGGGGTACATGGTTCAAAAACGCAAGAAGGGCACCACAACCTGGCTGCCGGTCAACAACGTGCCCATAGCAG acaAGAAGCTGAAGATGACCAATCTGAAGAAAGGTCTGCAGTATGAATTCCGGGTGGCAGCTGTCAACGCTGCTGGCGTTGGAGATGCCAGTGAACCGTCACAGCCTGTCTTTGCGCGGGATTCCACGA aatCTCCAGGTCGAGTGCAGGACCTTAAAGTGAGCAGCAGTAACAGCACTAGTGTCACCTTGACGTGGAAGAGACCTGATGCAAAAGATGGGAGTCATGTGAAAGGCTATGAGGTGGAGATACGATCTTCTACCAACCTCAACTGGACCAAATGCAACGCCCTTCCCATAGAGGTGACCACTTACACAGTTAAAGGCCTCCACGCCAAGGAGAGGTACTTCCTACGGGTGAGAGCCCTTAATGACAGTGGCCCAGGAGAAGCCGCAGAGCTTGAAGCTTTCGTGGAAGCTGCTGCCCCTGTAG tgcctcccaggtTCCTAATCGATGACACCGTGAAAAGCTTCCTGGTTATAAAAGCAGGAAATGCCATCCGAGTGAATATTCCCTTTGAA GCATCTCCAGATCCAGTGGTGACCTGGTTAAAGGATGGGCTTCCTCTTACAGACCGGGCTACAATAGACACTAAAGATGATACCGCCCAGCTGCTGATTGGAGCCGCCGAGTTCACTGACACCGGCACCTACACCATTGAGCTCCAGAACGGGttagggaaaagggaaacattcagCTTCCAAGTTCAAGTTACAG ATATCCCCCAATCACCTGGACCTATTCAGTTGCAAGAGAATGTTCCAAATACGGTGACAGTGACCTGGGCGCCCTCAGCATCTGAGAAATGGGAAAGTAATCTCTACTACACGGTCCTGAAACGCGAATCGCAGAAGGGCGTGTGGCACGTCATAGGTGACCTCATCTACACCAACAAGTTCACATTCACCAAACTGATCCCAGGCCGCAACTACTACTTCAGGGTTGTGGCAAAAAATAACTTGGGAACCAGTGGTCCCTCTGAAACTGTGCAGCCTTGGAGAATTCAAAAACCAAAGG CTGAATGTCAAGTCAAACCACAGAAATACAAAGGAGTTAATCAGAACCAGCCCCCGAGATTCCTCGTCCCGTTGAAGCCTCACGTGGTGACCACCGGGAGCGAGTGCCACATGAGCTGTGCGGTTGGAGGCCACCCGCCCCCAAAGGTCACGTGGTACAAGAATAATAAAGACCTCTCCAATGATCCTTCCTATTTTTGCACAAACGACTTTGGTGTCTGCTCCCTGGTCATCCTGGGTGTCACAAAGCGAGATGAAGGAGAATATAAGGTGGAAGCCACCAACGAATTGGGCCATGCATTCAGCAAAGCCTCCCTCACTATCAAAGGTAACAATCTTTGA